The sequence below is a genomic window from Kitasatospora kifunensis.
CGTCGGACGTGCCGCGCGCCGTACTGCGCCTGGTTCGGGCAGGTCAACTCGCCGGCCGGGAGCAGCCCCTCGCGCAGGTAGTACTTGATCGTGGGGACCGGCACCCCGGTTTGACGGCTCAGCTCCCCGACGCGCACAGGCCGATCTCCTCTCCCGCCGGCGAGCGGCGGTGGTGAACCAAGCGTAGGTGGCAGGCCACCGCCGCTGCCAGACCCGCGACCGTGCTCAGACCGACCGTGCTCAGACCGACCGCGCACAGGCCGACCGCGCACAGGCCGACCGGCAGCAGCCGGGCCGTCCGCCTGTCAGCAGCGGGCCGTCCGTCTGTCAGTAGGCCGTGGCACCATGCCGCGCAGCAGGCTCCGGCAGCAGCGCCGCGGGTCGACGGGTCGAGGCGGGGCGGACGCGGTGGCAACGGTCGAGCAGGTCCGGGCGGCGGCGCTGGCGCTGCCCCGCACGAGCGAGCACCTGATCCGGGACCGGGTGAAATTCCGGGTCGGCCGGATCGTCTACCTGGCCCTGTCCAGGGACGAGACGGTGCTCGGCTTCGCCTTCCCCCGGGAGGAGCGGGCACTGCTGATCGCCACCGAGCCCGAGCTCTACCTGTCCCCGGAGCCGGCGGACGAGCGCTACAACTGGCTGCAACTGCGGTTGGCGGCGGTGTCGGAGGCCGAGCTACGCGAGATCGTGCTGGACGCCTGGCGGATGGCGGTGCCCAAGCGGGTGGCCGCCGAGCACGAGGCGGCCCTCGCCACCGCCCTGCCGCCCGGCCCCACGCTGGCCCAACTGCGGTCAGCCGCAGCGGTCTTCGCCGGTTATGGCGCGGTCGATGCGGGCTGGGAGCGCTGGGCGGCAGCCACGGCGGCAGGCCCCGATCTCGCACTGCCGGCGCACCGTGAGGCCCTGCACCGCTGGCTCAACTCCTGGGGCTGCCGCCTGCGTTACCCACGCGAGGGTGAGCCCGACCTGTTCTCCGAGGCCCTCGAGGGCTGGTGGAACGACCACGCCGCGGCTCTCCCCGCCGCCGGATCCACGCTGGCAAGGCTGACGGATGATCAACTCACCGCGCTGGCAGACGCATACGCCGAGCTGGCCGCGCTGTGCGTCTCGCCGTCGCCCAAGCGGACGCTCGGCCCGACCGCCGCCGCCAAGGCGCTCTACGCACTGCGCCCGGCGGCGGTGATGCCCTGGGACGCGGCCATCGCGAAGCACCTGCACGGCGCCCGCGATGGCGCGGCCTTCCACCGCCACCTGCGCTGCGGGCGCGCCTGGGCCCGTGCGGTGATCGCCGAATCCGGCCTGGACGAGGGCGAGTTGCCCAGTGAGCTGGGGCGGCCGACGGTGCCGCTGGCCAAGGTGCTGGACGACTACCTCTACGTCACCATCACCGCCGCCGTCCCGCTCGACCCACCGCCCGCAGGGCCCGTCGACCAGTGACCTGCGGAGCGCCCCGGATCCCGTTTCCCGTTCCCGGCGGCTGCTGGCGGCTACTGGCGGCTGCCGCACCCCGGGCAGAACGCCGCGCCCTCGGGCACCGTGGCCTGGCAGGAGTGGCAGCTCGCCGGGGCGGCCAACTTGAAGCCGCAGCCCGCGCAGAACGCCCCGCCGTGCGTCTCGGCCTTGCACTGCGGGCAGACCAGCTGCCGTTCGGTGGCCACGTCGTAGGCGTTGCCGGCCTGCTGCCCGGCCTCGTAAGCGCGTTGGGCCACCTGCTCGTTGAGTCCGCGTCGGCGGGCTGCCTCGGCCTCGGCCGCGGTGTCGGGCGCACAGGACTGGCACAGACCCTGGGCCGGGTTCCAGCACGTGTCGCAGACGTGCTGGGTGCACCGGGCGCAGCGGTGGAAGTGGCCCTGCGCGGCGCCGATCGCCCGCTCGAAGGCCGCGTCCTTGGCGCGGCCCCAACTGGCCCCGGCCAGGCCGTCGACGGCGTTGGTGATGGTGCCGCCGTTGCCGTTGAGCATGCCCCAGGCCGCGCTGACCCCCTTGCTGACCCAGCCGGCCGCCCGCCCGGTGGTGAACGCCTCGTACGGTGATCTCCAGGTGTCCTGGCATCGCTGGCAGTTGAACTCGAACTGGAAACCCGCCCCGGTGCCGTACTGCTCGCACAGGTCACGGTGGTTGCTGGTGAAGTAGATCTCGGTGGTCACTGCTGGTCCCCCCAGGTGGTCCGGTCCTCGCGCCGCTGCCAGCCGTACGACGCTGCCCGCGGCCCACTGGTTCTCGATTGTGATCGAAAGGTGTTCGATGCGCGAAGGCTCCCATGGCGCACCGCGCGTAGACAAGTCCCGGCAACCGCTGTTCACCTGGGAGTTGGCCGGTGCCGGGGGTGCCGTCCACCCTGGGGTGGAGGGGGTGGATCCACCCGCGGTCAACCCTGGAGCCGACGCCCGGGGCGGGGGTCCGGCGGGAGTCTTGCGCCATGGACACCACGACCTACCTCCTCAACGGTCTGCTGCTGGTGACGATCGTGCGCCAGGTGCGCGGCACCGAGCTGAACCTGGCCAACCTGCTGATCCCGCTGGGTGTCGTGGGCACGGCCGCCGCCGTCTTCCTGCACTCGATCCCGACCGCCGGCCACGACCTGACGCTGATCCTGGCGCTGGCCGGGATCGGCGCGGTACTCGGCGCGCTCGGCGGCTCGCTGATCCGCTTCACGCCGGCCCGCCCCAAGGCCCCGAGCGGCGTCAAGGCCGGTATGAAGACCAAGGCCGGTATCAAGACCGGCGCCAAGGCCGGCACGAAGCCCGGCCTGCTCGCCCAGACCCCGCTCGCCGTGCTGCCCGTGCTGGTGCTCGGCAGCCTCGCCAGGCTGGCCTTCGCCTACGGCGCGAACCACGCACTGAGCGGCACCGTCGCCGACTTCAGCCGTGACCACCAGATCACCGGGCAGAACGCCTGGGTCGCGGCCCTCGTCCTGATGGCCCTCGCCGAGGTGGTCACCCGCCTCGCCGTGACCCGCCTGCGCGGCCACCACTACCGGCGCGCCCTGACCGCGAGCGCTTCGCCCGCCCCCGCCCCCGCCTCCGCTCCCGCGAGCGCCTCGCTCGTCCCCGCCCCCGCCTCCGCTCCCGCGAGCGCCTCGCTCGTCCCCGCCCCCGCCTCCGCTCCCGCGAGCGCCTCGCTCGTCCCCGCCCCCGCCCCTGCTCCCGCGCGCGCCCAGGCCGCTCCGCTCGGGCCGGCATGACCTGGCCCGCAGCTGGCCCGCGCCCCGGCTTGCTCCCTATGCTGCGAGCCATGGCGAGCACAGCACGGGGCGGGGCCGAGCAGGAGACCGAGCCGGCTACCGCCGATCCCGCGCAGGGCGCCCAGGCCCCAGCGGCCCCGGCGGTCAGCGCGCGGATCGCGCTCGCGCAGGTCCGGATCGACCAGCGGCGCACCCGCCAGCTGGCCCGGCTGCGCCCGCTCAGCTGGCTGCTGCTGGCCGCCGTCGCGGTCTCCGCCTGGACCAGCTCGCCCGCCCCGGGCCTGACCGGCCGCCACCTGGCCGTCAGCCTGGCCCTGCTCTGCTACGCCGTCCCGATGGCACTGGCCGGCGCCGGTCGCTGGCCGGGCCACACGGTGCGGTCGCGGATCGTCCTGATCTTGATCGTCTCGGTGGCCTCGCTGACCCTCACCGGCCTGGTGCCGTCGGGCATCCTCAACGTGCTGCCGGTCTCCGGCGCCGTGATGATCGGCTTCCTCCGGCTGGACCTGCGCCCCGCACTGCTGATCAGCGGAACGAGCACGGTGCTGCTCGTCGTCCTGCTGGCGCTGACCGTCAGCCACCCGGTGGAGACGATCACCTCCTCGGTGCTGCTCTGCGTGGTGCTGGGCGTCACGGCCCGGCTGATCCGGCAGAGCCGCGAGGGCCAGGAGCGCACCGAGCTCCTCTTCGCCGAGCTCGAGGACGCCTGGGAGGCCGAGACCAGGGCGGCTGCCGGCGCCGAGCGGGCCAGGATCGCCCGCGAGCTGCACGACGTGCTGGCCCAGTCGCTCTCCGCGCTGGCGATCCAGCTGGAGGGAGCCCGCAAGCTGGCCGAGCGCGACCAGGTCGCGCCGCTGCTCCAGCAGGTCATCAACCGCTCGGTGGAGCTGACCAGGGAGGGTCTGAACGAGGCTCGGCAGGCAGTGGGCGCGCTGCGCGGGGACCGGCTGCCGGGCCTGGCCGACGTGGCGCCGCTGGTCGAGCGCAGCGCCCGTGACCTGGAGCTCTCCGTCGAGCTGAGCGTGCTGGGCACGGTCCGCCCCGGCGAGCCGCAGGCCGAGTTCGCGCTCTACCGCGGCGTGCAGGAGGCCCTGACCAACGTGGCCCGCTACGCTCGTGGCTCGCGCGCCGAGGTGGTGCTCGACTACCGCCGCGGGGACCGGGTGGCGGTCACCGTCTCCAACACCGCGGGCAGCGCGGCCGCCCAGGCCGGTGGTGGCGGCGGCAACGGGCTGCGCGGGATGCGCGAGCGCGTCGAGCGGGTCGGCGGCACCGCCGAGGCCGGCCTGAGCGAAGACGGCGGCTGGCGGGTCGCGATGGAGGTCCCGGCGTGAGCGTCCGTCCCCCTGGGCCCGCCGACCCCCACGAGCCCACCCAGCCCCCCAGGCCGCCCAGCCCACCCAGGCCGCGAACCCCGCCAAGCCCGCCAAGCCCGCCAACTCTGCCAAGCCCGCCGAGGAGCCCGAGATGATCCGCCTGGTGATCGCCGACGACCAGCGCGTCACCCGCGAGGGTCTGGCCCTGCTGATCGGCCTCAACGAGGGCATGGAGGTGGTCGCCCTGGCCACCAACGGCGAGGAGGCGGTCGCGCTCGCCCTGGAGCACCGGCCCGACGTCGTCCTGATGGACCTCTCGATGCCGGTGCTGGACGGCATCGCCGCCACCGCCGCGCTCGCCGAGCAGTTGCCCGGTACTCCCGTCCTGGTGCTGACCACCTACGCCGACGACGCCTCGATCTTCCCCGCGCTGCGGGCGGGCGCCAAGGGCTACCTGACCAAGGACGCCGGCTCGGACCGGATCGAGGAGGGCATCCGGGCCGTGCACGCCGGGCAGACCTTCATGGATCCGGTGGTCCAGCAGCGCCTGGTCGCCGCAGCCGTCGGCGGCACCCCGCCGCAGCCGTCGGCTGACGCCACCTCAGCGCCGACCCGGCCCGCCGCGCCGGCGCAGCAGGCACCGGCCCAAGCACCGGCCCAGGCATCGGCCCAGGCACCGGCCCAGCCCCAGGACGGCCTGACGGAGCGCGAGCGCGAGGTGCTGGTGCTGATCGCGGCCGGCCTGTCCAACCGGGAGATCGCCGAGCGCCTCTACCTGGGCCAGGCGACGGTCAAGACCCACGTCAACCGCATCTTCGCGAAGACCGGCGCGCGGGACCGGGCGCAGGCCGTCCGCTACGCCTACCGTGCCGGCCTGGTCCCCATCAACGGCGACTGACCGGCCGCCCCCGCCGGGGGCACACGTCGAAGCCCCTGACAGGCCGTCGTCAAACGGCTTGTCAGGGGCTTCGAAAGTCGCGCGCTACACAGCTCAGGCGGTGGTGTTCCTGGCGGTGGTCTCGTCGGCCTTGGTGACGTTGACCGGGGCCACCGCGGCGGGGCGCGGCTGCTCGGTGGCGGTGGAGGCGGCCGTGCCGTTGTCACCGCCGGGCGTGTCGTCCTCGCGCATCGCCTTGGTCTCGGCCTTCAGGATGCGCATCGACTTGCCCAGGCCGCGAGCCATCTCCGGCAGCTTCTTCGAGCCGAACAGCAGGATGAGGACAGCCAGCACCACCAGGAGGTGCCAGGGCTCCAGACCGTTGCGGAACATCCCTGACCACCGGTCCCTTCGGTTTTCTCGCTGTGACAGAGCCGGGCGGGTCTGCCCGGCTCTGCCAGTATGCCTGGCCTTGCTGCGGAACGTATACACCGCTCGGGAAACGGTGGTCAAAGAGCCGGTGTCGCTGGCCCGTTCGGCCGGTTTCTCTCCCGTGTGGTCTGAACCACTCTGGTGGGGCCCTTGGCGGACCCCTTGGCGGGCCCCTTAGTGGACCCACTCGGGCCGGTCGGTCTCAGCCGCGCACCGCGGCCAGTTCCTCGACCGACGCAGCGGAGACCGACGCAGCGGAGACCGACGGAGACGAGGGAGTGGACACGGGCCTGCCCGCGATCGGGAGGTGCCGCATCAGCCGGGCCACGAGCAGGCTGCCGCCGAGCATGCACCCCAGCCCGATCCAGGCCGCCAGGTGCAGGCCGTCGGTGAACGCCGCCTGGCAGGCCGTCAGCAGCTCGTGCGCCGAGCGGGCCGGCAGCTGGGCCGCCACCGTGACGGCGCCGCCCAGCGAGTCGTGGGCCACCCGGGCCGCCGCGTCGGGCAGCCCGGCCGGCAGCCGGTCCGTCAGCTGGGACTTGTAGACCGCCGCGCCGGCCGCACCGAGCAGCGCGATGCCCAGCGAACTGCCGAGCTCGCTCGCGGTCTCCGAGGTGGCGGAGGCGGCGCCGGCCCGTTCGGCCGGGGCGGCCGAGACGATCAGGTCGGCGGTCAGCGTCATGGTGCCGACCGTCCCGGCGGCCAGGAAACCGGCGCCGGTCAGGATCAGGGCGAGCGGCGACTGCGGGCCGACCCGGGTCATCAGGGCGAAGCCGAACGCGCCGATCAGGAAGCCGCCGGCCATCTGGTGGCTGGGCCTGACCTTGCCCGCCAGTGCGCTGGAGATGCCGACCGCCGCGCCGACCCCGACGCTCGGCAGCAGCGACCAGAGCGCGGCGATCAGTGGGCTCATGCCCTTGACCAGCTGCAGGTACTGCGAGGTGAAGAGGGTGAAGCCCATCATCGCGAACATCGCGATGGTGTTGACCGAGATGGCCCCGGCGTAGCTGCGGATCTTGAACAGGCCGAGGTCGATCAGCGGGTGCGCGCAGGTCAGCTGCCGCCGCACGAAGAGGCCGCCGATGGCCAGGCCGATCACCAGCGCCGCCCCGGGCAGCGGCCGCCAGCCGTCGACGGCCAGCGTCTTGATGCCGTAGACCAGCGGCAGCACGGTGGCCAGCGACAGCCCGGCGCCCAGCAGGTCGAAGTCTCCGTGCCGCGGCGCGCGGTACTCGGGCAGCAGCAGCGGACCCACGAGGAGCAGCAGTCCCATCGCCGGGATGGCGGTCAGGAACGCCGAGCCCCACCAGAAGTGGTTCAGCAGCAGCCCGCCGACCACCGGGCCGAGTGTCGCGCCGCCGGTCAGCGCCCCGGTCCAGGCGGCCATCGCGCCCTGGCGCTGCTTCGGGTCGGGAAACATGGTGCGGATCAGCGTGAGGGTGCTGGGCATCAGCGTGGCGCCGGCGACCCCCAGCACCGCCCGGGCTGCGATCAGCTGCGCCGCCCCGCCGGACCAGGCGGCCAGCAGTGAGGCCGCGGTGAAGCCGGCGGCACCGAGCAGCAGCAGCCGACGCCGACCGATCCGGTCGCCCAGCGCACCCATCGGGATGAGCAGCCCGGCCAGCAGGAACGAGTAGATGTCCATGATCCACAGCTGCTGGGTGCCGCTGGGGTGCAGGTCGGTGCTGATGAACGGGACGGCGAAGAAGAGCACGCCCATGTCCATGGCGAGGACCAGGGTCGGGAGCAGGAGGACGACGAGGCCCGCCCAGGCGCGGCGGCCGGCGAGGCCGTTGGTAGCGGTCATGGAGAGAACGGTACGAGCGTTTCAGACGCTTGTCTAGTACATATGTGCAAGACGAATGGCCAAGACATTCGTGCAAGACGTTCGTGCAAGACAGGTGTATGACAGCGCAGTAGCATTCGGGCCATGGGAAACCGAGAAGAACTGCTCGCCGGTGCCAAGCGCTGCCTGTCCGAGAAGGGCTACGGCCGCACCACGGCGCGGGACATCGCGGCGGCCTCCGGCGTGAGCCTGGCCGCGATCGGATACCACTTCGGCTCCAAGGACGCGCTGCTCAACGCCGCGCTGATCGAGGCGATGGGTGACTGGGGTCAGACGCTGGGCGCGGCGCTGGCCGAGACCGCCGGGCTGGAGCTGACGCCCGAGGAGCGCTTCGTGCTCAGCTGGGACCGGGTGCTGAAGACCTTCGTGGACAGCCGAGGCCTGTGGAAGGCGCAGTTCGAGATGATCGCGCAGGTCGACCACCTGCCGGAGGTCGCACGGGTGCTGGGAGAGGCCCAGGGCGATGCCCGGCTCGGGCTCTCGGCGCTCTTCCAGGGCAAGGCCGAGGTGCCGGACACCGAGGACGAGCACAGCCGCGGCGCCTTCCTGCAGGCGATGCTGGCGGGCATCGCGGCGCAGTGGCTGGTCGCCCCGGACCGGGTGCCCAGCGGGCGCGACCTCTATCGCGGGCTGCAGATCCTCGCGGGCAGCGTGCTCCCACCGTCCGGGCCGTCCGGGCCGTCCGCCTCGTCTGCGCCGTCCGGGCCGTCCGAGCCCGCCGCCTGACGCTCGGTCGGACCCGTTCGGCGTGCGGGCGAGGGCGGGCGCACCGAGGGTGAGTCACATGATGACCAACCAGAAGAACACCGGTTCGTTCCCGATCAACCGGAAGCTGCTCGGCGCCGGCCTGCTGCTCGGCGGCGTCGGCGCGGCGGCCGGGCTGCTGGGGACGGTGCTGATCGGGGTGGCGCTGGCAACGGCCGGGCGCAGCTGGGTCCAGCAGTTCGAGACCTCGCCCACCGAGCGTGCGGCCCGGGCGCTGCAGCAGGCCAGGGCAGCCTCCCAGGCGGGCATGGACGCCTGGCGCACGGCGTCGACGCCGGACGGGGCGCAGGTCGGCTGATCACCAGAGGAGCGCGGAGCCAGCTCAGCAGCCCGGCTCCGCGCTCAGTGCTGCCCGCAGCTCGTCCTTGACGACCTTCCCGGCCGGGTTGCGCGGCAGCGGCTCGTCCCGGAAGGTCACGTGCGCCGGTACCTTGAACGCCGCCAGTCGGCCCGCGACGTGCTGCCGAAGCTCCTGCGCGGCCACGCTCGCGCCCGGGCGCAGCCGGACTATCGCGGCCACCTCCTCGCCGAGCGCCGGATGCGGCACGCCCAGCACCGCCGCCTCCGCGACCGCCGGGTGCCCGAGGAGCACGCCCTCGACCTCGCCGCAGTACACGTTCTCGCCGCCGCGGATCACCATGTCCTTGAGCCGGTCGACCACGAAGATCTCGCCCTCCCGCAGCAGGGCCAGGTCGCCGGTGCGGAACCAGTCCCCGCTGAACGCCGCCGCCGTGGCCTCGGGCTGCCGCCAGTAGCCGCGGAAGACCGACTGCCCGCGCAGCCACAGCTCGCCGACCTCGCCGTCCGCCAGCCTCGCGCCGCTCGGGTCGGTGATCCGCACCTCCAGTGCGGGGGCGGGCCGGCCGATGCTGTCGGGGTGCTCCAGGTAGCGGGTGCCGACGTTGGCGATCACGCCGCCGCAGACCTCGGTCAGGCCGTAGCCGTTGCGGGCCTCCACCCGTCCCTCGAACTGCCGCTGGATCCGCCTGGCCAGGGTGGGCGGCGCAGGGGCGCCGCCGGTGCTGATCGAGGCCAGGCTGGCGAGCGCGAGTCCGCGCCGGGCGGCGGCGTCCAGCAGGTCCAGCGCGGTGGTCGGCACGCCGCTGTAGCCGGTGGCCTGGTGGTCGGCTATCAGCTCCAGCGCCGCCTCGGCGTCCCACTTGCGCATCAGGACGGCGGTGCCGCCGCTCGCCATCAGGGGGAAGAGCGTGGTGAAGGCGGCGACGTGGAAGAACGGGTAGCTCAGCAGCACGGTCTGCGGCCGGACCTGCGCGAGGTCCCGGCCGGCGGCCAGGTGGCCGCCGGCGATGAAGAAGCGCGGGCTCAGGACGGCGCCGCACCAGGCCGACTGGGTGGCCACCACGCCCTTGGGCCGCCCGGTGGTACCGGAGGTGTACATGATGGTGGCGTCGTCCTGCGGCTTGATCGCCACCTCGGGGGCTGACAACCCCGTGGTCGGCGGCGGGAGTTGCTCGAACCGCTCGACCCGGGGCCCGGCGGGCGCGGCCACCCCCACGGTCAGCAGCCACGGCCGCGGTCCGCTCGCGCCACGTCCGGCCAGCCACCCTTCGACCCGCTCGGCCCGTTCGGGGTCGGCCACCACCAGGGCGGGCTCGCAGTCCTCCAGCGCGTAGCCCAGCTCCTCGGCCGTCCACCAGGCGTTCAGCGGCACCGCGATCAGTCCGGCCAACTGGGTTGCCCAGAAGGCGATCTGCCACTCGGGCAGGTTGCGCATCGCGATCGCCACCCGGTCGCCCGGGCGCAGCCCGTAGACGTCCAGCGCGCGATGGGCCAGCGCGGCCGCGGCCGCGTAGTGCTCGGCGAAGCTGTAGCGCTGCTCGTCCAGCACCAGGAAGGGACGTTCGCCGTGGGCGCGGGTGCTCTCCAGGAAGTCGCGCAGCACCGCGGGGCCAGCGGCGTAGCGCGGCCCGTGCGGGGTGTCGACGGTGGCGAACGGGGCGCCGGGGGCCGAGAGCGCGGCCCGCGCCCGGGCGAGGGCGGCGAGCGAGGCGCTGGACGGGGCGGGCGTGGTCATCGGCGTCCTCCGAAAAACGGCCGGTGGGCCTCCCCACCCTAAGGGGGAGGCCCACCGGCCGTGCCCTGCTCAGCAGGTCCTCGTTACAGGCCCAGCGACTTGGCGATGATGGTCTTCATGACCTCGCTGGTGCCGCCGTAGATCCGGAACACCCGGTTGTCGGTGTAGAGGCGGGCGATCGGGTACTCCAGGATGTAGCCGTAGCCGCCGTGCAGCTGCAGGCACTTGTCGATCACCTCGGAGGCCGCCTCGGTGCAGAACAGCTTCGCCTCGGCGGCGTCCGCCACCGTCAACTCGCCGTCCTGGTAGAGCTCCAGGGCCTGGTCCACGAACACCTGCATCGCGGTGACCTGGGTCTTGCAGTCGGCCAGCACGAACTTGGTGTTCTGGAACTCGGCCACCGCCTGGCCGAAGACCTTGCGGTCCTTGACGTACTGCAGCGCGAAGTTGACCGCCGCCGCGGCCGCCGCGTAGCCGCCGACCGCGATCGCCAGGCGCTCCTGCACCAGGTTGTGGGTCAGGTAGCCGAAGGCCTTGCCCTCCTCGCCGAGCAGATCGGCGACCGGCACCTTGACGTCGCTGAAGGCCAGCTCGGCGGTGTCGGAGGTGCGCAGGCCGATCTTGTTCAGCTTGCGGCCCACCGTGTAGCCCTCGGACGTGGTGTCCACGCAGAGGATCGACAGGCCGGCCCGGCGGTTGGCCGGGTCGTACGGGCTGGTGCGGCAGACCACCAGCACCAGGTCGGCGAGTGCGCCGCCGGTGATGAAGGTCTTGGCGCCGTTGAGGACGTAGTGGGTGCCGTCCTCGGAGAGCTTGGCGGTGGTGGTGATGCCCGCGAGGTCGGAGCCGGCGCCCGGCTCGGTCATCGCGATCGCGGTCATGATCTCGCCGGAGACGAAGCCGGGCAGCCAGCGCTGCTTCTGCTCCTCGTTGGCGTACTCCAGGATGTAGGGCAGCACCAGGCCGGTGTGCACGCCCGAGGAGCCGAAGCTCACACCCGCGCGGGCCACCTCCTCGGTGATCACCGCCTGGTACTTGAAGCCGGTCTCGCCCGCGCCGCCGTACTCCTCCGGCACCTCGATGCCGAAGACGCCCAGGTCGCCGAGCTTGTTGTAGAAGGAGCGCGGCGGGTGGCCCTCGGCCTCCCAGCTCTCGTAGACCGGGACGACCTCCTTGGCGATGAAGTCCCGGATGGTGCTCCGGAACGCCTCGTGGTCCTCGTTGTACACAGTGCGGCGCACGACGGCGCTCCCTTCGCACGGGTGGCTCGCGGGGCCGGCCTGCACGGCGGCCGCCGCGATCGGTGGGGCGGCCCCGGCAGCACCGTGTGGGGGAGCCGGGGCGCCGGGGCCACAACCCAGCGCTCTCGGGTGCCAGGTTGATCGATCGCTAAGTTAACCGCCGGTAGCTTTCCTGTCCAGAGTCGGCGCGCCTCGGACTGTCCTGGTTGTACCCCGTGCGGCAGTAGACCTATCCGGCCCTTATGTGAATCATTGGTAGCCGGATGAAGCGGCACTGGCGGCACCGGCGGCGCTGGGGGCGCGCTCGCCGGCACGGACTCGAAGGAGGGCGGATGGTAGGCGACGTGGCCGGCCGGGGCCGCCGTCCGCGCGGGCGGCGGATGCAGATCCTCGCCGTGGCCGCCGAGCAGTTCCACCGCCGCGGCTACCACCAGGTGGCGATGGCCGAGGTGGCCGCCGCCGTCGGGATCACCGCCCCCGCGCTCTACCGGCACTACCGCGGCAAGCCCGAGCTGCTGCGCCAGGCCGTGCGCGCCGGACTGGACGAACTGGCCGCCGCCGTACGGCAGGTGGCGGATCGGCCGACCTCCCAGGAGTCGACCTCCCAGGAGCCGACCGCCCGGGGGCCGGCCGCGCTGGCCCAGGCGTTGGCGGGGGTGGCGCTGGACCAGCGCGCGCTCGGCACCCTGTGGCAGCGCGACGCGCGGCTGCTGCCCCCGGCCCAACGGGCCGAGCTGCGCCGCACGTTGCGGTCCTGCGTGCGCACGGCCGGTCGGCTGCTCGCCGCCGCCCGCCCGGAACTCACCTCGGTACAGGCCGAGTTGATTCTCTGGTCGGCGCTCTCGGTGGCCGGCAGCCTGTCGTACCACACCTTCGCGCCGCCACGGCGCCGGTTCGAGCGCTTGCTGACCGAGCTGCTGCTCGGGATCCTCACCGCCTCGCCGGGGCCGCCGCTGCCGGTCCTGCCGGGTCGGGCGACCGCGGGCGGTCCGCCCGGTCGCCGCGAGGAACTGCTGGCCGCGGCCGTGCGGCTGTTCGACGAGCACGGCTTCGACAACGTCAGCACCGACCGCCTGGGTGCGGCGGTCGGCATCGCCGGGCCGAGCCTCTACAAGCACTTCCCGGCCAAGGGCGACCTGCTGGCGGCGG
It includes:
- a CDS encoding acyl-CoA dehydrogenase family protein, which gives rise to MRRTVYNEDHEAFRSTIRDFIAKEVVPVYESWEAEGHPPRSFYNKLGDLGVFGIEVPEEYGGAGETGFKYQAVITEEVARAGVSFGSSGVHTGLVLPYILEYANEEQKQRWLPGFVSGEIMTAIAMTEPGAGSDLAGITTTAKLSEDGTHYVLNGAKTFITGGALADLVLVVCRTSPYDPANRRAGLSILCVDTTSEGYTVGRKLNKIGLRTSDTAELAFSDVKVPVADLLGEEGKAFGYLTHNLVQERLAIAVGGYAAAAAAVNFALQYVKDRKVFGQAVAEFQNTKFVLADCKTQVTAMQVFVDQALELYQDGELTVADAAEAKLFCTEAASEVIDKCLQLHGGYGYILEYPIARLYTDNRVFRIYGGTSEVMKTIIAKSLGL
- a CDS encoding TetR/AcrR family transcriptional regulator — encoded protein: MVGDVAGRGRRPRGRRMQILAVAAEQFHRRGYHQVAMAEVAAAVGITAPALYRHYRGKPELLRQAVRAGLDELAAAVRQVADRPTSQESTSQEPTARGPAALAQALAGVALDQRALGTLWQRDARLLPPAQRAELRRTLRSCVRTAGRLLAAARPELTSVQAELILWSALSVAGSLSYHTFAPPRRRFERLLTELLLGILTASPGPPLPVLPGRATAGGPPGRREELLAAAVRLFDEHGFDNVSTDRLGAAVGIAGPSLYKHFPAKGDLLAAALVRCRERLGQEVVAVLLAAGEQEERLELGLRAYVAFARRHRHYLGAMVSETERLAEPDRKAALDFRRDFLRIWVELLREVRPDYDKVEARIRVHAMFALVNDGVRNSSPAMGGQLAPRLDQLAGTLLGLPGRRTAAGVDPHSGPPLTQRLAN